The genomic stretch TgacacccgcatagctgatgttttggcggtgtcggaggtgtAACTGCATTGGAGCTGTCATCTCGGTGAGCAGCTGGTCTTGATCATTGTCACAAAGCCACACCTGTCCTACTCAcattagaagttcagaacgacaaagtataggctatatagaaataatgacgctcaaattgTTAATAATTCAACGAGATAATGAGGATTTCGATCAGCCTAATCGAGGTCTAGATTAcctctcacattccagtgttcgaacttgttaacaaggctgcatgggatttatctgaatgcgactccgtgcagccaatggcaatgtctgctttaggagctgcttgtggatttgacagctctaggCAGTTCCACCTCCTACACAGCCTAAACAACCGCTATGCAGATGTCTGCTATGGCGGATCTTATTGTATGGAGCCCTTAATCTCATTACGGAGGGCCGCAGCTCACAACACCGATATACAATTTCACATCGCACCACACAAACGTTTTGGAATTGTGTAAGGGGTGAGATACAATGTACAGTATAACTGAAAATATAAGTGACATGTTGCGGGGGGGAACTAAGAATCAAATGGTACAAAGATTACTTAAAGCATTCATTATAATGGAGGAGTCAACTAATCAATACCATTTTTAGATCAACAGTTGTCAGAAAGTGCTTTACGTGTGGGTTTGTAGTTTGATTGGATGCATCCTGAGGATGTGGTCACCAAGAAAAGTCAGCATTAGCATGGCCAGAATATCTACAATACAACGTTAGCTCCCCTTTAAAGGTGTTGCCGTGAATTTGACAGCAACTTACAGGCAGCTCAGTGGCTAGTACAATTttgtatttcatattacagtactcCTGTTCTGGCCCCTGTAGTTGGGTTTGAGTACCTTTAGGCCGGCTATTCCCCAGCGTTACGCGCATTGCCGTCGGTGGTACGCCAAATAAAAATGTGATTCACATTTTCAAAACAGTCCATTTAGATTTTCCAATGGGGCTATACATTTGGGTGATGTTTTTTTCTCGCCCGAGTAGCCTCATTTCACTGCCAAAAATAAAATTAAACCATCTAGTGTTCAGCGAAATAACAACACAATGTCAAATACAGGTAGCCTTGTCAAATAATTAACATCTAATCACATTAACCATTACTCTCTCTCGGGAATTCCATTAACGGTCCGTATGTAGCCAAAGAtagctgctgctcattccgtttgcTCTAAAAATGGATAAATGGTTTTAAAAAGTACGGCCCGCATCCATAGAGACACATACCATCTCTACTGGTAGTACTGCTACTACCAGCAGTACTACACCTGCACCTGTCGACGACACAAGTTGGTCTGCTTCCATGAGCACATCCAATGCTAGCATCAGCAATTCTACATTTGTTGCTAGCCCAGCTAGCATGGACACTGACAGTTGTGAATCTGATGCAGCCGAAGAGCTACTGCCCCCTTACCCGGGAAAGCACCGAGCAACAGACAGGGACATTGGACCACCGAAAAGGCGCAAATATGATGATAACttatacagtggtggaaaaagtactcaaaagtcatacttgagtaaaagtaaagataccttaatagaaaatgactcaagtaaaagtgaaagtcacccagtaaaatactacttgagtaaaagtctaaaagtatttggttttaaacatacttaagtatcaaaagtaaatggaattgctaaaatgtacgtaagtattaaaagtaaaagtattaataatttcaaattccttatattatgcaaaccagacagcaccattattttatttattttttatttatttacggatagccaggggcacactacaacactctgacattaatttacaaacaaagcatttgtgtttagtgagtccgccagatcagaggcagtagggatgaccagggatgttatcttgataagtgcgtgaattggtccattttcctgtcaaaatgtaacaagtacttttgggtgtcagggaaaatgtatggagtaaaaagtacattattatctttaggaatgtagtgaagtaaaagtaaaagttgtcaaaaatataaatggtaaagtaaagtacagatacccaaaaaaaataGTTAAGtattactttaaagtatttttacttaagtactttacactacTGCACTTATATTGGGAGTAGTGTCTTTCCTCAGCCACAGTGTGTTATATGTGCAAAAGTACTATCTCACAACTCGATGAAACCTTCACTCTTTCGCAGACATTTAGAAACGAAAGATGCCAATTTGAAAAATAAGCCACAGGAGTTTTTTGAGCGAGAATTACGATGACTTTCGAGTAGTAAGACATAGCAACAGATAGCATTAATAAGAAGGGGCAGGAAGCGTCTTATATGGTGAGCGACCGAGTGGCTAGGACAGGCAAGCCCCATACTATTGTGGAGAACTTAATTATTTCTGCTGCCACGGATATGGCTGGGACAATGCTGCAGGGAAAAGGCCAAAAAAACTATACAGACAATGCCTTCATGTCATgagaatttctctctctctctaattaaacttaatgctctgaataattcccagagggtgtaaggctctggttttaattatgaattaaacaaaggtccacaaccagcaagaatgatctgtatcatttaatcatggagagctctcccGCCAAAACACATAACCAGCCTTTATATATGcttcacacaaaggaactttgctccgcccacctttaggaggcctttaaccagtttctcagtccccttcatcctggaatgtttgtctcagcagtttctaactcaccccctctgtttagtgggtttataatgataaccctaacacagttcacacagtcatcatcagtatTGGGGTGAACAATTTTAGTCATAATCATAATTCCTCTATCACTTCATCAAACAGCACTGTTTCACGACGCTTCAGTGACATGGCAGGAGATGTTTTGAAACAATTACTGCTTTGCATACAAGCCAGTGAATTCTATGCGTTACAGCTGGATGAGCAACAGACGTGGCGGGCCTGGCACAGCTCCTGGTATATGTCTGTTACATTTATGGGGGGTCAATTAAGGAAGACATCCTCTTCTGCAAACCACTGGAAACCTGGACAACAGGAGAGGATATTTTTAAAGTACTGGACAGCTTTGTGACATCaaatgggggcggcaggtagcttagtggttaagagcgttgtgccagtaaccgaaatgtcactggttctaatccctgagccgactaggtgaaaagtctttcgatgtgcccttgagcaaggcacttaaccctaattgctcctgtaagtcgctctggataagagcgtctgctaaatgactaaaatgtaaatgtaaatggactTTGGTGGTCAAGATGTGTTGGTATCTGTACTGATGGCGCAAAAGCCATGACAGCGAGAGATAGTGGAGTGGTAACACGCGTGCAAGCAGTTGCTCCCGACGCCACTTGGGTCCACTGCAGCATCCACCGAGAGGCTCTTGCTGCCAAGGGAAGGCCTGACAGCTTGAAATATGTTTTGGACACTACAGTGAAAATGGTTAACTTTGTTAAAGCAAGGCACCTGAACTCTCTTATATTTTCTGCATTATGCAATTATATGGGCAGCGGCCATGTAACGCTTTTACAACATACAGAAGTGCGCTGGTTATCAAGGGGCAAAGTATTGACAAGTTTTTTTTAAAATTGAGAGACGATCTTAAAGTTTTCTTTACTGACCATTTTCACTTGTCCGACCGGTTGCATGATGATGAGTTTCTCACACGACTGGGTGATGTTTTTTCTCGCCTGAATGATCTGAATCTAGGATTACGGGACTCTCCGCAACTATATTCAATGTGCGGGACAACATTTAGGCTATGATTAAGAAGTTGGAGCTCTTCTCTGTCTGCATTAACAAGGACAACACACGTATTTccatttttgtgtgcaaatgaacTCAAGCTAACGGACAATGTCAAATGTGATATAGCGAAGCACCTGAGTGAGCTGGGTGCGCAATTACACAGGTACTTTCCCGAAACGGACGACACAAACAACtggattcaaatcaaatcaaaccaaagcagcagcgtaaagtggggggaatgcaaatagtctgggtagccaattgattagatgttcaggagtcttatggcttgggggtagaagctgtttagaagcctcgtggacctagatttggcactccggtaccgcttgctgtgcggtagcagagagaacagtctatgactggggtgccttcctctgacaccgcctggtatagaggtcctggatggcaggaagcttggccccagtgatgtactgggccgtacgcactaacctctgttgtgccttgcggtcggaggtcgagcagttgccataccaggcagtgatgcaaccagtcaggatgctctcgatggtgcagctgtataaccaaatcttttcagtctccttagggggaataggttttgttgtgccctcttcatgactgtcttggtgtgcttggaccatgttagtttgttggtgatgtggacaccaaggaacttgaagctctcaacctgctccactacatccccggcgtgctcggtcctcttctttttcctgtagtccacaatcatctccttcgtcttgatcacgttgagggagaggttgttgtcctggcaccacacggccaggtctctgacctcctccctataggctatctcgtcgttgtcggtgatcaggcctaccactgttgtgtcatcggcaaacttaatgatggtgttggagtcgtgcctggccatgcagtcatgagtgaacagggagtacaggaggggactgagcacgcacccctgaggggcccccatgttgagaatCAGTGTGGCGGATATGtggttacctacccttaccacctgggggtcgcccatcaggaagtccaggatccagttgctgagggaggtgtttagtcccagggtccttagcttagtgatgaggtttgagggcactatggtgttgaacgctgagctgtagtcaatgaatagcattctcacatagatgttccttttgtccaggtgtgaaagggcagtgtggagcgcaatagagattacatcatctgaggatctgttggggcggtatgctaattggagtgggtccagggtttctgggataatggtgttgatatgagccatgaccagcctttcaaagcacctcATGGcaacagacgtgagtgctacgggtcggtagtcatttaggcaggttaccttagtgttcttgggcacagggactatggtggtctgcttgaaacatgttggtattacagactcagacagggagaggttgaaaatgtcagtgaagacacctgccagttggtcagcgcgtgctcggagtacacgtcctggtaatccgtcttgccctgcggccttgtgaatgttgacctgtttaaaggtcttactcacatcggccgaTTCGTTATCCCTTTCATGCCCTGACTCCAGTCCACTTACCGATATCTGAACATGAGATCCTCATCGAAATGGAAACAATTGGTTCTGTGAAAATTGAATTTAAATCAGAAGCCACTGCCAGATTTCTGGATAGGGCTGCGCTCAGAGTATCCTGCCTTGGCAAGTCGCGCTGTTAAGACACTGATGCCCATTGCAACCACGTACCTATGTGAGAGTGGATTCTCTGCCCTCACTAGCATGAACACTAAATACAGGCACAGACTGTGTGTGGAAAATGATTTAAGACTGAGACTCTCTCCAATACAACATTGCAGAATTATGTGCATCCTTTCAAGCACACCCTTCTCATTAACCTGTGGTGAGTTATTCACAATTTGTTATGAACAAATAAAGTTTTCTATGTAAGATGGCTAAAAAAAGAGAGCAAAATTattgagtattattatattattatttgtgcCCTGGTCCTATAAGAGCTCTTTGTCACTTCCCACGAGCCGGGTTGTGACAAAAACTCAAACTCATTCTTATGTTTAATAAATGTatcgtatagtgtgtgtgtggcaggcttACAATGATGGCAAAAAACAACATTTGAGAGTGCGCTGACCCTGGTGCTAGAGGGGGTACGCAGCTGGAGGTTGAATGTTTGAAGGGGTACGGGACtataaaaagtttgggaaccactgcgtTTTGGTTATTGTGTAATTCCAACACTGtcctgtgttgatgtgtgtcgtTTGTTTCATGTGCTAAATCCTGTAGAAGAAGAATTGTTACATTCCAAAATGGTGAAAGTCACACTGTGGAGCTGCAGACGTTATCAAACTCCATCCTTCTTGCTATCATTTTGTAGAAGCATTGTCTGTAAGTCAAATTAATCATAACATATTTGGCATTCAATTCATGATGATATGTACGGATGATCGTTTTAATGTGATTTATGAATCTTCTTGATAGCCACATGGATATCTGTTCAGTGCATTTGATCTTGTCATGTTGTGGGGAATTATTTACATCTGATTTAATGCATAATGCTGCATATTTCTGTGTTTATGAACATGTATACAAATACATGCTGTGTTATTATTGAGAATGAAGCCTAGTATCCAGATAGCATACAATAAGTCATACTCATTGTTCTTTTCTTTCTATATTTCAGTTTTACTCATTTTAGTCACTATTATTGTACCTACGAAGCGGTGGCAATAAATCATCCGTCAACACTACAGTAGCTGTACCGGGTTTATCTATCTGCTAAGCTTAAGAAGGGGACTCGTTTGcctactgtaatataaatatggtatcaaagcaagtactgtgtaatgacacacagtacaataccgtaaaatgtactgtattacactgttttgtttttttaaattgtgAAATAAGTGAAATTCATTGAAGGTACGGGtttgtattttactgtaataacaAGGGATTGGtacaagcaggttggctgctaggtaacCTAATGTAGCTGACGAGAAGAAAAAAACTGTTGGGTGAGGTTCTCTTCTGcgctgttcaaccaatccagtaaatgtggaggggGAGTAACGATgggagtgtcgccttgttaacgtccaaaagcggaAGTCTCTTGAGCGTCACaatctctctttccatttcccctgaagaCCAGATGCATCCGGTTGTAAACGACCCACTGAGGGTGGCTGCTAGGTAAATTGTTTACACATTACAGTATATTAATgcatatttggtgttttatatcacttgcacttctagaggccttaacaaaggcttccaaactggcagcgactacagggcaaaacagaccaaaaggacatggcaaaatgctcaaccatttaaggtttaagacttgctgccactAAAATCTGTCTCCTAGAACATaggagttaaattggtacagTATTTTCAGTcatgggtgcaacaaatatagcttCTTACAAAGTGCagctcaaaatatgttaatgagccagaaacaacaataccatgcacccacaactggtcaaaaggtttttggcgcTCCAAAGACACGGTacagtactgtattctgtggggtggaattacagtaccattcaaaataATCATAGTCATCAAGTTCATCACATCCCACTGGGcatacactggttgaatcaacgttgtttccacgtcatttcaatgaaattacgctGACCCAACGTGGAATCgatgttgaattgacatctgtgcccagtggaatgGTTACCAGCCTTGTAAAAGGTCCTTGAAGCTTGTTACTCCATCATTCTTTACAATAATATTAGCAATAACAGTAAAAGCATTACGTTACATTTTTGTAAATACTTCTGGGCTCCCAGTATTTGTTTTGCAATCTTACAAAACAAATACGATATGATACGATATATTTTGTCCATTTACGTAGAAATTCATTTCGTAACGTCAGCatacaaatacacaaacacaacacaatatGTTACATGCAGTATGGAAAACTGGAACGTTAGTACACAagtcacacatttacattttcacaTATTCAACGTCTCTGCGGACTACTGTCCAACCGTGTATTGGGCCtgcatctgtcctatgtcccactgttcagcagcctgatggctGAATGAAACTTGCCTTGCTCCTATTCTTGCTGAATAGTGGGACccttaggcctagattcaatcagatcaagcgttaaccggcgatagccgacacccgcatagctgatgtttaGGCAGTGTCGGAGGTGTAACTGCATTTGACCTGTCATATCGGTGAGCAGCTGGTCTTGATTATTGTCACAAAGCCACACCCGTCCTACtcacgttagaagttcagaacgagaaagtataggctatatagaaataatgacgctcaaatttgaaatcattcaacaaaataatgaggatttctatcaggtGTAGATTACAGCTCACATTCCAGTATTCAAACTTGTACACATGGCCGCATGGGATTTATCTTTATGCGACTCTGTGCagtcaatggcaatgtccgctttaggtataatgccaggagctgCTTGTAGATTTGACAGCTCTATCCAGTTCCACCTACTACAgcgccaaaacaaccgctatgcaaATGTCTGCTAAAgaggatctgattgaatagagcccttaatcTCCTTCCGGAGGGAATTGTAAGAGGAGTGAATCTATCATTTATAGAAGCTCCAGTTCCCTATGAAACTTCTGCTTTCCTACTCTGTTTACACTCAAAGAGAAAAAGAACAGGAAGAAAGAGAGGTGGTGAAATTGAAGTCGCAAGTCTGTCACAAGGATAAAGTGTAAGATACAGTGTGAGATACAATGTACTATATAACTGAAAACATAAGTGACATGTTGCTTTACAAATTGCATCAGGTGTGGGTTTATGGTTTGATTGAAAGCATCCTGAGGATGTGGTCACCAAGAAAAGTCAGCATTAGCATGGCCAGAATATCTACAATACAACGTTAGCTCCCCTTTAAAGGTGTTGCCGTGAATTTGAAAGCAACTTACAGGCAGCTCAGTGGCAAGTACAATTttgtatttcatattacagtacacctactgtaatataaatatggtaccaaagcaagtactgtgtaatgacacacagtacaataccgtaaaatgtactgtattatacCGTTTAAAAAAAAGATGCTACCGTAATAGGAATTAATGGAtgaatgaaattcattgaggggaggagtttgtatttcacagtattttactgtaatgatAAGGGATTAGTGCAAGCGGGTTGGCTGCTAGGTAACCTAACGTAGCTgacaagaagaaaaaaaactgttGGGGGAGGTTATCTTCTGCGCTGTTCAACCAATctagtaaatgtggaggaggagttacgatgggagtgtcgccttgttaacgtccaaaagcggaAGTCTCTTGAgcgtcacaggctctctttccatttcccctgaagaCCAGATGCATCCGGTTGTAAACAACCCAGTGAGGGTGGCTGCTAGGTAAATTGTTTACACATTACAGTATATTAATgcatatttggtgttttatatcacttgcacttctagaggccttaacaaagttttccaaactggcagcgactacagggctacagaccaaaaggacatggcaaaatgctcaaccatttaaggtttaagacttgctgccactAAAATCTGTCCCCTATACAATCTGTCTCCTAGAACATaggagttaaattggtacagcatttTCACTcatgggtgcaacaaatatagcttCTTACAAGGcatgcctcaaaatatgttaatgagccagaaacaacaataccatgcaccacaactggtcaaaaggtttttggcgcTCCAAAGACACGGTacagtactgtattctgtggggtggaattacagtaccattcaaaataAAGCAATTATTTCCCCGCCCACAACAATTGACACTATGCTGCAGTAAAACGGTTAgagtattttactgttgataatacccAAACTTACCgtataaattacagttttccATTACATTGTAGGACTTTAATTATTGAGCTGCTACTGTTCTCTATTGTGCTGCTGGCTCACATTCTTGCACTCCTCCATAGACATGTGTGTGATGGCTGTTTCCGAGCAGCCTTTGCCCCTCCCCACCTTTTTCAGATGGTCCTTGATGTACAGGTGGAACCTCCTGGTGGCGAAGCAGTACACTACGGGGTCCAAGAGGCAGTTGAGCCCCATCAGCATCAGGGTGACCTGGTGGGCGTCGTTCAACCACTGCCTGGTCCTCTTGTTCCAGTCTATGCTGCCCCATCCCTCCTTGATGTCCAGCACAGCCAGGGTCCAGGGTCCCTGGACCACGTGGTGGGGGAGGAAGCACACCACGAATACCCCCACCACAGCACACAGCATCTGCAGGGCCCGGCCTTTCAGCCCCCTGGGTTTGGAGGAACTGGAGCCCCGAGCCTGGGTAGGGGACTGGGCTAGTAACGCCCGGGCGATGAGCAGATTACACACTACGACGAGGAAGAAGACCAAGACGAAGCATCCCACAATGGTAAGGTGGGTTGCGGCCACAAGCCGCTTCTCGCTGTCCGTCTCGTGGTGGTAGCCCTCGAAGCATCGCAACATGTTGTCCTTGTCAACCTGGATGCCCGTCTCCAAGAGATACGGCACCGACATGGACAGAGTGACCACCCAGATGACCATTGTGACGGCCACCCCACGGCACCAATGGTCGGACGAGGCGGCGTCCAGCGGGCGCGTGACGGCCCAGTAGCGGTTGACGCTGATGGCGGTGAGGAAGAGGACGGAGCAGTAGGTGTTGATGAAGAAGAACACGCCGGTGACACGGCACAGGAATTCGCCGTAGAGCCAGACACCGCCGTGGTGGTAGTAGCCGATCCAGAAGGGGAGGGCGCACACGAAGAGGAGGTCGGCCACAGTCAGGTTGGCCATGTAGATGCAGATCTCGTTCATTGGCTTGGTGTCGCGCAGGCGCCACAGCACGAACAACACGTAACTGTTGGTTATCAGCCCAAGGATGAACACAACACCGTAGAACACTGGGAAGAGGGTGTAGCGGAACTCCGAGTCCAAGAAGGTTCTGTTCCCGACTATCGATACGTTCACTGTCGTGGTCACTGCTAAGTCCTCGGTCATCCCCATGGTCGACTCCACTGTTGGTTTTGCTAAAGCAAGCAACTCCCTCTGTGAGAAAAATACTTCCTATTAGAGTCATATTTCAAGACACTGCAATATTCACTTTAGTACTCATCTTACTGTAGTCAGTAGGAGGACTTTCGGCATGTCTAGTGTCAATCCCAGGTGAGTGGAATAGCTATAGGTCTATCCAGTCTGTGCAAATGTTGATTCATTGAATCATTTACTGTGATAAACACACAAAGTGTGTCAGACACCACCATATTTGAGATTTTCACACCTTACTGTAAATGTAACTGAAATAGAGTTGTTCATATACAAACCATAAAACACACCTATCAACAGTCCGCTATGACACCCACAGGAAGTGTCTTATAACACTTGTGTCACCAGCCTTTTCTGGTCTGCTGTCTAGCAGCAACACTGTGCTCTCTGTTTGTGATGATGACTAATGATTGATGACCATATTTCCAGTCAAATCTAGACTAATGTCTTCCTGCTCTGTCATCAGTATAACAGACAATAACAAGAGGGGTCCTACTTTATATGAACCAAAAATGTGgctataaaggcttcataagccCTACTTAGTGGCTTAACATCTCATATATTAGCAAAATAATGAAGTGTATATAAAAGGTGTTATGATATTATATGGAATGACATGATATCTGGACTGATGCTTTGCCTAATGTGGCATAACTGTTTGGCCACCCTAGTGACATTCACTTAGGAATGGGAAGTGAGAGCAAGAGGAAACTGAGGTTGAACTGGAGGTTGAACTGAACTTACCCTGGTCAGTTCAATGGGATTCCCACAATCCGGAGGAACTACGTCACTAAAATTCTTAGGGATGGATATGTCCTCGTTCCAGTAAATCCCACAACCTTTTCCAAGGAAAAGAAGTACAAAGAAATGAAGAAAGAAGAAAGACAAGTCTTAACATGTGAAATATGAACATATTCACACTCAAACTTGAAATTAAAGAGAAAACAGCCCTGTAGGTAACTTCAAAATGAAACGAGACAATCTGGTCTCTTTagccttttttattttattttattttaagagAATAGAATAACTTTATTTTTCCCAGACGGAACTTCAGTTGTGGCAAGTCCGATCTGATAATTAAATATACATTATACACTAAATattacagtgtacaaaacattaagaacacctggtctttccatgaaatagactgaccaggtgaaggctatgatcccttattgatgtcacttgttaaatccacttcaatcagtgtgtgtgtgtgtgtgggggggggtccaactcaatattaggaagatatTCCTAATATTGGGTATAGGCCTTGTAAACATACAACAACAATATTCACACATGGTCGACTCCACTATATTGACAATACGGAATTCCAATGCAGCAATTGTTTGCTAGCGGAGGATTGCAGGAATGAGGTGCCTAAATTCTGCGCGAACTTATGGGGAAAAAGCTATTTGGAACTTTCTCTTTCTCAACTCCTATGGCTGGACGCTGCTCGGgcctgatggatgtttccccgcCTTGTCATCTGTCTCGATCTGAATGGCCTGTGCTACCTGGAACTTGCCTGCCAAGGAAGTCGTCTCCATCTGCTTCGCCTCCTCCATCTTGTAATGAAGTAGACAGAGAACAGCAAGAACATTGTTCCAATTAGCGCTGGTCCCATGTCACAAGACGTGGAAACCGAAGGCAGCGGCATGTTGCTAAGCAGATGGGAGTGACTGCGAGAGGTTCGGAGCAGATTGACATAAGGAATAGCTTTGCTGCACTGGTGCCTGATCTACCTGCACCTTCATCGCTGGGATTGCCTGTGTCTGCGACAGCGGTGCTGACTCCAACTACGCTGACTTCAGCAGCGGCTTCGTTGTCAAGTtcggctcctttccctctctctggatctgacggggcactgcctgctgtgggaggtctggacctaTCGCCGGGAGCAGCGGGCGTACACTATCCTGCTTCTCGTGGACCCCTGAAAGGTTAAACTAATTGTGTGAGGGATAGGAATTGGCGGATTTCTTCATTCCCTTCTCCGGCCgttgtattgggcagttcaatggtgagaaatgtctcagtccATGGAGCAAAAAACGttgtgctatccaggagcacgagtacaggatatcaataagctgctcccaaacattttaaaccagcatcaggaaattcagtctatcatagttcatgtgggattcaatgacattatgaagggcagctcggaacagctgaagatggattttaaagaactgattgggtcactgCTTGACACTAATGAATGCCCCATACTAcctgggttcctggatcctttcacagcattataaggctgcgttgagacaatgacttatcaatgacccaagcccagctcagttaatccctctcattgtgtcgctgagttgtcataatgcttcagcaaatgtacattttcccaggggcgttggaagacacaatataagtaacctaattgatgtccctctaactgccctgaatgcctctgctgattccacagctattgtatgcagtaatcatgtgcttatgaaccagagttatactgttagcactgaggcggtatGCCCTAGttggaagtccactgtgtgcagttcaccctgcactaacataaatagcatgagcatgtctacttctgctaagcttcccagtaaagcaatgaaaacaatcaagcatcccagaaaagtgctaaaaatagcccacattaacaagGTTAATGAAGTAAATATCTTGCTAGTAACAAATGACATTAATATTCTGACtaacttagataatacctttgatgatagt from Coregonus clupeaformis isolate EN_2021a chromosome 29, ASM2061545v1, whole genome shotgun sequence encodes the following:
- the LOC121544424 gene encoding platelet-activating factor receptor-like, translating into MGMTEDLAVTTTVNVSIVGNRTFLDSEFRYTLFPVFYGVVFILGLITNSYVLFVLWRLRDTKPMNEICIYMANLTVADLLFVCALPFWIGYYHHGGVWLYGEFLCRVTGVFFFINTYCSVLFLTAISVNRYWAVTRPLDAASSDHWCRGVAVTMVIWVVTLSMSVPYLLETGIQVDKDNMLRCFEGYHHETDSEKRLVAATHLTIVGCFVLVFFLVVVCNLLIARALLAQSPTQARGSSSSKPRGLKGRALQMLCAVVGVFVVCFLPHHVVQGPWTLAVLDIKEGWGSIDWNKRTRQWLNDAHQVTLMLMGLNCLLDPVVYCFATRRFHLYIKDHLKKVGRGKGCSETAITHMSMEECKNVSQQHNREQ